One Paenibacillus sp. FSL H7-0737 DNA segment encodes these proteins:
- a CDS encoding DUF1854 domain-containing protein, protein MSDPISVSDELKAQDKDPYEINIFEPGLISFSRSQGGVFQGVIEGKVYEELILFRIFPFQYNTQYISVRNSKSEEIGVIRDIDQLDEESRGEVDKELQLRYFLPVVTRIDSIKQKADMWIWELQTNLGQTRIVMRNLHEHMQYPSLYRIILTDVNGKRCEIRDYSTLDIQSRKKLKDVL, encoded by the coding sequence ATGAGTGATCCAATCAGCGTCAGTGATGAATTGAAAGCTCAAGATAAAGATCCCTATGAAATTAACATTTTTGAACCGGGTCTGATTTCCTTTAGCCGTAGTCAAGGTGGGGTGTTTCAAGGGGTAATAGAAGGTAAGGTTTATGAAGAACTAATCCTTTTTCGTATATTTCCTTTTCAATACAACACCCAGTATATTTCTGTGAGAAATTCTAAGAGTGAGGAGATTGGTGTCATTCGTGACATTGATCAGCTGGATGAGGAAAGTCGGGGGGAAGTGGACAAAGAATTGCAGCTGCGATACTTTCTTCCCGTTGTGACCCGAATTGATTCCATCAAACAGAAGGCAGATATGTGGATTTGGGAGCTGCAAACGAATCTGGGGCAGACCCGTATCGTTATGCGTAACCTGCATGAGCATATGCAATACCCGAGTCTTTACCGCATCATTCTTACTGACGTCAACGGAAAAAGATGCGAAATTCGTGATTATTCCACTTTGGATATTCAGAGTCGGAAAAAGCTGAAAGACGTTTTATAG
- a CDS encoding ABC transporter ATP-binding protein yields MPYVDKLPKSIEMQLTEQPLFHFGSDLMKDGQFGEQWLVLTEKEVSVWGTDGRMVSKFFVSSITDARVVGGVGGGSLLVDTKEGPIILIRYTASLTSIFGYASKLIAAVAKGEERPTASEKEFPRHCPKCRNPLPDDSQTCPVCKSNGKVLFRMLGYAKPYKIQMIAAAIMLIFTTLIELVPPFLTKMIVDNVLTKKDMGSTLLWIVIGLAATSLVVTLMQTVRGLIGVWIGSKIMGDLRHDVYHSLMKLSLSFFDRRQSSQFIGRVNNDSEAMRQFMTDGVIWVSGESLRVIAIFAIMFSMDWKLTLLAMLPMPLMVVLSTVLWPMIGRRWYQQWRSIFRLNALVGDSLQGIRVVKAFGQETTEMSRYTVANKELVRHNIRIEGLWQGMFPAFALVAGVGTLLIWYYGGRTVLDGQLSIGTLIALVTYLGMLLGPLQWVSQMINWASHAISAADRVFEIMDTPSDVPDTTNPADIGRVNGEVEFKQVTYGYEKHHPVLKNVDLKVAAGEMIGLVGHSGAGKSTFINMICRFYDTDEGTITIDGVDIRNISQSDLRSQIGVVLQETFLFDGTIAENIAYSKPDATELEIMRAAKIANAHDFIVQLPDGYDTRVGERGHKLSGGEKQRVSIARAIIHDPRILILDEATASVDTVTERQIQEAISRLVKGRTTFAIAHRLSTLRNANRLVVLERGKIIEVGTHEELLAVEGAYFKLVEAQKEMSQIKGVEVHE; encoded by the coding sequence ATGCCATATGTTGATAAACTTCCCAAGTCTATAGAAATGCAGCTTACGGAACAACCGTTATTCCACTTTGGATCTGATTTAATGAAAGATGGACAGTTCGGTGAGCAATGGCTTGTATTGACAGAGAAGGAAGTGTCCGTTTGGGGAACGGACGGGAGAATGGTTTCGAAGTTTTTTGTTTCGAGCATAACCGATGCTCGAGTTGTAGGTGGGGTAGGAGGCGGTTCGTTACTTGTAGATACTAAAGAGGGTCCAATCATTCTTATACGTTATACCGCATCGCTTACCTCTATATTTGGATATGCGTCTAAATTAATTGCTGCTGTAGCTAAAGGGGAGGAGCGGCCAACGGCTTCTGAAAAAGAATTTCCAAGACATTGTCCGAAATGCCGCAATCCGCTACCTGACGATTCTCAGACCTGTCCGGTGTGTAAAAGTAACGGCAAGGTTCTATTTCGAATGTTAGGTTACGCTAAGCCGTATAAAATCCAAATGATCGCAGCAGCGATTATGCTGATTTTCACTACATTGATAGAGCTTGTTCCACCTTTTTTGACGAAAATGATTGTAGATAACGTGCTAACAAAAAAGGACATGGGTTCAACGTTGCTATGGATTGTAATTGGGCTTGCAGCCACCTCTCTGGTGGTTACTCTAATGCAGACTGTACGTGGACTTATCGGAGTATGGATTGGCTCAAAAATTATGGGTGATCTGCGTCATGATGTGTATCATTCCTTGATGAAATTGTCGTTATCTTTCTTCGATCGAAGACAGTCTTCGCAATTCATTGGACGGGTAAATAATGACTCTGAGGCGATGCGGCAATTCATGACAGATGGCGTAATATGGGTCTCGGGTGAATCATTAAGGGTGATCGCAATCTTCGCCATTATGTTTAGTATGGATTGGAAGCTAACACTGCTAGCCATGCTGCCTATGCCGCTTATGGTCGTACTATCGACTGTATTATGGCCGATGATTGGCAGACGGTGGTACCAGCAGTGGAGATCTATTTTTAGACTAAACGCTCTGGTTGGCGATTCTTTGCAGGGGATTCGTGTGGTTAAAGCATTTGGTCAGGAAACTACGGAAATGTCACGTTATACTGTCGCTAATAAGGAATTGGTGCGGCACAATATCCGGATTGAAGGCTTGTGGCAGGGAATGTTTCCCGCCTTTGCGTTAGTTGCTGGCGTAGGTACGCTATTAATTTGGTATTATGGCGGCAGAACGGTGCTTGATGGACAGTTATCTATTGGTACACTAATCGCTTTGGTGACTTACCTCGGGATGCTCCTCGGACCTTTGCAGTGGGTAAGTCAAATGATCAATTGGGCCAGTCATGCGATTTCAGCTGCAGATCGGGTTTTTGAAATTATGGATACACCATCCGATGTGCCTGATACTACGAACCCAGCTGATATTGGTCGTGTTAATGGTGAGGTAGAGTTTAAACAGGTCACTTATGGATACGAAAAGCATCACCCTGTGCTCAAGAACGTGGATTTAAAAGTAGCTGCAGGAGAGATGATTGGTCTGGTCGGACATTCAGGTGCTGGGAAGTCGACCTTCATCAACATGATTTGCCGATTCTATGACACAGATGAGGGTACCATCACCATCGACGGGGTGGATATCCGAAATATTAGCCAGTCTGACCTTCGGAGTCAGATCGGTGTAGTGCTGCAGGAGACATTCCTGTTCGACGGCACGATTGCTGAGAATATCGCTTATTCTAAACCGGACGCTACAGAGCTGGAAATTATGCGTGCTGCTAAAATTGCCAATGCACATGACTTCATCGTTCAGCTACCTGATGGCTATGACACAAGGGTAGGTGAACGTGGGCATAAGTTATCCGGAGGGGAGAAGCAGCGAGTGTCTATTGCCCGAGCAATAATTCACGATCCGCGGATTCTAATTCTGGACGAAGCAACGGCTTCTGTGGATACAGTGACTGAGCGGCAAATCCAAGAAGCGATCTCGCGTCTGGTTAAAGGTAGAACGACATTCGCCATTGCTCATCGATTGTCCACTTTAAGAAATGCCAATCGGCTCGTCGTGCTGGAACGCGGTAAGATTATTGAGGTGGGTACGCATGAAGAATTGCTAGCAGTAGAAGGGGCTTACTTTAAACTGGTCGAAGCACAGAAAGAAATGTCCCAGATCAAGGGGGTAGAAGTGCATGAGTGA
- a CDS encoding MFS transporter, with the protein MKHKWMNSPYTFALGMFAMMVPSQAFSSFYSYFYVEKLGLGIGLATLARTIFLIWDAVNNPLFGYWSDRTNTRYGRRRPWVFGSIPLFMLAFVLVFSPPGGLSENGLFTWFLVTLIFYEAVATVLWVNYGALLPELFRGDRIRAKASVIQQGYQVVALLIGTALTPKLFAAINFSNMAIVYACVFGVFMFLCMMNVQEKKETTKTEPLKLIPAFRETIRNKKFWVFNISNSFAQTVNGLISSMIPFYAKYVLHISEAQVSIMLAAVFVSVIPLVFVWYWIIRKMDGVKAWRLSLILYALSVIPLWFGYDLVSGVAAGIVVGFGLAGFLVTPAIVGGKIIDEDAEKTGLRREGIYTAVSGFITRSSGLISALAFFIVGMIFGYKSGDDPGSDPEATFRYLISVVPLCLLAISVVISFTIKFTFTGQLRGDADHDQKINHQL; encoded by the coding sequence GTGAAGCATAAATGGATGAACTCGCCGTACACCTTTGCTTTAGGGATGTTTGCGATGATGGTTCCCAGTCAGGCTTTTAGTTCTTTTTACAGTTATTTTTATGTGGAGAAATTGGGCTTGGGCATTGGACTTGCTACACTGGCCAGAACAATCTTTCTGATCTGGGATGCGGTGAATAATCCGCTGTTTGGATACTGGTCAGACCGCACAAATACCCGCTATGGTCGGCGTAGACCCTGGGTGTTCGGCTCGATTCCGTTATTTATGCTGGCGTTTGTGCTGGTGTTCTCTCCTCCTGGCGGTTTATCCGAGAATGGACTCTTCACTTGGTTTCTAGTGACACTTATTTTCTATGAGGCTGTCGCTACGGTCTTGTGGGTGAACTATGGCGCACTGCTTCCGGAGCTGTTCCGTGGAGATCGTATTCGGGCAAAAGCCTCGGTGATTCAGCAAGGGTATCAAGTGGTTGCTCTGTTAATCGGTACGGCTCTAACGCCAAAACTTTTCGCAGCAATTAACTTCTCTAATATGGCTATTGTGTATGCCTGTGTCTTCGGCGTGTTTATGTTTTTATGTATGATGAATGTCCAAGAGAAGAAAGAGACCACTAAGACTGAACCGTTGAAGCTCATCCCGGCTTTTCGGGAAACGATTCGGAATAAGAAGTTCTGGGTGTTTAATATTTCGAACTCTTTTGCCCAAACGGTTAATGGACTTATAAGCTCGATGATTCCCTTTTATGCAAAATATGTTCTACATATTTCAGAAGCACAGGTATCTATTATGCTCGCGGCTGTCTTTGTCTCGGTCATTCCATTAGTGTTCGTGTGGTATTGGATTATTCGTAAGATGGATGGGGTCAAGGCATGGCGGCTATCGCTTATCCTATATGCTTTATCTGTCATTCCGCTATGGTTCGGTTATGATCTTGTAAGTGGTGTGGCCGCTGGCATTGTTGTTGGTTTCGGACTAGCAGGATTTCTAGTAACCCCGGCAATCGTAGGTGGCAAAATTATTGATGAGGATGCGGAGAAGACAGGTCTGAGAAGAGAAGGCATCTATACCGCGGTAAGTGGATTCATCACTCGCTCGAGCGGATTAATCTCGGCGCTGGCTTTTTTCATTGTAGGGATGATCTTTGGTTACAAGAGTGGCGATGACCCAGGGTCTGATCCAGAAGCAACGTTCCGGTATTTAATAAGCGTGGTGCCGTTATGTCTGCTAGCGATATCTGTTGTCATATCTTTTACTATTAAATTTACATTTACGGGGCAATTGAGAGGTGATGCTGACCATGATCAGAAAATTAATCATCAATTGTGA
- a CDS encoding polysaccharide deacetylase family protein: MIRKLIINCDDFGQSPAMNQAIMHLLEEGKVSSATIMAVAPGFEEAARWCSRRQQQNVGLHLTMTSEFEALRWSSLTGDSSLHDDGGHQYKTVKEFEQGAQTKAVLKEIVAQYERVKQSGIVISHVDNHMGSLYGMETGRSLLPQTLWRISRWGLPSRFFRYIHPEDPLLGSLKNIERPVALGSGLADTLGVPIPDYLLSHPFGVEEGETYDRFKQSIIAKMYSLPDGVSETYIHPGIDDPWMLANIPHWEKRVWEYRLPFDDDFTYAIRDASVELTDYRYVQEHLKRPRVKSAGRLLKKLISS, encoded by the coding sequence ATGATCAGAAAATTAATCATCAATTGTGATGACTTTGGGCAAAGCCCTGCCATGAATCAGGCGATTATGCATCTATTAGAAGAGGGAAAAGTATCTTCAGCGACGATCATGGCGGTGGCCCCTGGATTCGAGGAGGCAGCTAGATGGTGTAGCCGTAGGCAACAACAAAATGTGGGCCTTCATTTGACGATGACTAGTGAGTTTGAGGCTTTACGCTGGAGCAGCCTGACGGGGGACTCTTCACTACATGACGATGGCGGGCATCAATATAAGACGGTAAAAGAGTTTGAGCAGGGGGCGCAGACAAAAGCTGTGCTGAAGGAGATTGTTGCGCAGTATGAGAGAGTGAAACAATCGGGAATAGTGATTAGTCATGTAGACAACCATATGGGAAGTTTATATGGCATGGAAACGGGACGTAGCTTGCTCCCGCAGACGTTGTGGAGAATTTCGCGCTGGGGATTGCCATCACGGTTCTTTCGATACATCCATCCAGAGGATCCTCTTCTGGGATCGCTGAAAAATATTGAACGTCCTGTTGCACTTGGATCCGGGCTGGCCGATACACTTGGAGTCCCGATTCCTGATTACTTGTTGTCGCATCCTTTTGGTGTGGAAGAGGGTGAGACGTACGATCGTTTCAAACAATCCATTATTGCCAAGATGTATTCGCTACCTGATGGTGTTAGTGAAACCTATATTCATCCCGGAATCGACGATCCGTGGATGCTTGCAAATATACCACATTGGGAGAAGCGAGTCTGGGAATACCGTCTACCCTTTGATGATGATTTTACCTATGCGATTCGTGATGCTAGTGTTGAATTAACGGACTATCGCTATGTACAGGAGCATTTAAAGCGCCCACGAGTAAAATCTGCGGGGAGACTGTTGAAGAAACTGATAAGTTCATGA
- a CDS encoding bifunctional 2',3'-cyclic-nucleotide 2'-phosphodiesterase/3'-nucleotidase, producing MGWKTRWNKPLASVLATAVLSAQVLGGVVLGTVWSPDKAEAASDATAKLRLMSTTDVHTNVYGWDYFKNAASTTVGLDRTATLVTYARSEYPDNNLLLDNGDLIQGTPLGTYIANESNLVESETKLHPMIAAMNIMEYDVATFGNHEFNYGLDFLKRTIKGSANNPLSGADFPYVNANIYIDDKDGNPDNDVNAFKPYVILDREIMDSDNQLRDIKVGVLGLVTPQIMEWDKVNLEGKVIVKDIAETAAKYVPIMKSEGVDVIVAMAHTGFDATAVAGTGAENAINLLSKVDDIDAITFSHTHKVFPTVDNATLDASFKDPITKLPYNNAQSVVDNVYGHINGTPAVQAGYGGGYLGLIDLNLVEVGGKWEVDKKNSKASTRSIANAIPDTAIDAAVAADHQATIDYTGQELGVTTAPMNSYFAMVQDDPTVQIVTNAQKWYVEKYIETNLPQYKSLPILSVGAPFKAGRNGPSEYTSIEKGPLTIRSASDLYLYDNTLKAIKVKGSVVKEWVEMSAGAFNTIDVKSAASQSLLNGDFAVYNFDVIDGIKYTIDVTKPAKYTPTGTINDASSSRVKQITYKGKTLDPNQDFIVVTNNYRASGGGNFPGVKGSEMVVDSQDENRQILMDYIREVGTIDPSADGNWSLAPISDDVNITFTSSPEAAKVVPSNIKDTGAKDIKGFSIYKLALPVKDVEVHLLGINDFHGQLDTVSTVSNKNVGTAAILATYLKEARAKYDNALLFHNGDSVGASAPVSSLERDEPTIEWMNMMGFDVGSLGNHEFDQGVDALMTQLYGGVDPKDSDVTHKGTNFDYVNANAVNAKTGDPIIKPYVIKEVGGVKVGFIGLVTKATPGKVSPSGTAGVYFLTPEEEVAAVEKYAKELQSNGVETIIVLAHDPATTKDGKTTGEAADLANALPANSPVDVIVAGDNHALANGTVNGKLIVQAYSYGTAFEDIKLIIDPKTGDVKEKSAVVTSTFHDGVTPDPESVALVNTYLEKHPELTQPVGTTDGTITRTDAYNNEAALGNLIADAMRTADFGDGAKAADFAFMNPGGIRADLPKGPVTFGDLAKIQPFGNTLVKLTLTGAQIKTLLQQQWNVKADGTPDIKTLQISGLKYTANMYLPVPDRIASLTLTDGKAINPTQKYTAVVNNFMAAGGDNYKVLTEASDSLAGPIDLDVFYDYIVNTFDRKEIKAAIEGRIVNNLKEVNPTPTPSPTATPTPTTAPTTAPKPTVTPAPSTAPTATPAPSTAPTATPAPTTAPAANFKDLGKVAWAQEAVQALAAKGIIKGLDANTFAPTKTVTRAEFITMLVRALNLTGSATTSSFSDVKQGVWYTDSIALAVKAGLVKGSGNGKFEPGREVTREEMAIMIANALKDKLQPIDKNAALGKFADKSSIAPYAQDAIAQLTQLGIVNGVEGGKFAPKGIANRAQAAVIIYRMLEQAS from the coding sequence ATGGGATGGAAGACACGATGGAACAAGCCTCTCGCTTCTGTACTAGCAACTGCAGTGCTTTCAGCACAGGTACTAGGTGGAGTCGTTTTGGGTACGGTTTGGAGTCCGGACAAAGCCGAAGCCGCATCTGATGCCACAGCCAAACTCCGGTTGATGAGCACTACGGACGTACACACCAATGTCTACGGCTGGGACTATTTTAAGAATGCAGCCTCTACAACTGTAGGACTCGATCGGACAGCTACGTTGGTTACTTATGCTAGGAGCGAATATCCTGATAATAATCTTCTGCTCGACAATGGGGACTTGATTCAAGGTACGCCATTGGGTACTTACATCGCGAATGAAAGTAATTTAGTAGAATCAGAGACTAAGCTACACCCTATGATTGCGGCTATGAATATTATGGAATATGATGTTGCGACTTTTGGTAATCATGAATTCAACTATGGGCTGGATTTCTTGAAACGTACTATTAAGGGCAGTGCTAATAATCCATTGAGTGGTGCCGACTTCCCCTATGTAAATGCCAATATATATATTGATGATAAAGATGGTAACCCAGACAATGACGTAAATGCTTTTAAACCTTATGTCATTCTTGATAGAGAAATAATGGACAGCGATAACCAACTCCGTGATATTAAGGTTGGTGTGCTTGGTCTTGTGACCCCTCAGATTATGGAATGGGACAAGGTTAATCTAGAAGGCAAAGTCATTGTTAAGGACATTGCTGAAACAGCAGCAAAATATGTTCCTATTATGAAGAGTGAGGGTGTCGATGTAATCGTAGCAATGGCACATACTGGCTTCGATGCAACTGCAGTTGCAGGTACTGGTGCAGAAAACGCTATCAATCTTTTAAGTAAGGTTGACGACATTGACGCGATTACCTTCTCACACACTCACAAGGTGTTCCCAACAGTTGATAATGCAACGCTTGATGCTTCTTTTAAAGATCCAATAACAAAGCTACCATATAATAATGCTCAATCCGTTGTTGATAATGTTTATGGGCATATTAATGGTACTCCTGCCGTGCAAGCAGGTTATGGTGGAGGTTATCTGGGTCTAATTGATCTTAATTTGGTAGAAGTAGGCGGCAAATGGGAAGTAGATAAAAAGAACTCTAAAGCCTCGACCCGCTCCATAGCCAATGCTATACCGGATACTGCTATTGATGCTGCTGTTGCGGCAGACCACCAGGCTACTATTGACTATACAGGCCAAGAGCTAGGCGTTACTACCGCTCCGATGAACAGTTATTTTGCAATGGTTCAGGACGATCCAACCGTGCAAATTGTTACCAATGCCCAGAAGTGGTATGTGGAGAAGTATATTGAAACCAATCTACCACAGTATAAAAGTCTTCCGATTCTTAGCGTAGGTGCTCCTTTCAAGGCTGGACGTAACGGTCCTTCTGAGTATACGAGTATTGAGAAAGGTCCGCTGACTATTCGCAGTGCGAGTGACTTGTACCTGTATGACAACACGCTGAAAGCTATTAAAGTCAAAGGCTCTGTTGTTAAGGAATGGGTTGAAATGAGTGCGGGCGCATTTAATACCATCGATGTGAAAAGTGCAGCTTCACAAAGTTTGCTCAATGGAGATTTTGCGGTTTATAACTTCGATGTCATTGATGGCATTAAATACACAATTGATGTAACTAAACCTGCAAAATATACCCCTACCGGAACAATTAACGATGCTTCATCGAGTCGTGTGAAGCAAATTACGTATAAAGGTAAAACTTTGGATCCAAACCAAGATTTTATTGTTGTGACTAACAATTACCGCGCAAGTGGTGGTGGGAACTTCCCGGGTGTGAAAGGTTCAGAGATGGTAGTCGATTCACAGGATGAGAATCGCCAGATCCTCATGGATTACATCAGAGAAGTAGGTACCATTGATCCTTCTGCGGATGGGAACTGGTCTTTGGCTCCTATTTCGGATGATGTGAATATCACCTTTACTTCGTCACCAGAAGCGGCAAAAGTTGTGCCATCCAACATTAAGGACACTGGTGCAAAAGATATTAAGGGATTTAGTATTTATAAACTGGCTCTCCCAGTTAAGGATGTAGAAGTTCACCTTCTGGGAATCAATGATTTCCACGGCCAACTGGATACAGTTTCTACAGTAAGCAACAAGAATGTGGGAACAGCTGCTATTCTTGCGACTTATCTGAAGGAAGCACGGGCTAAATATGACAATGCTCTACTCTTCCACAACGGAGATTCCGTAGGTGCATCTGCTCCTGTATCCTCGCTTGAACGCGATGAACCGACGATTGAGTGGATGAACATGATGGGATTTGATGTGGGTTCCCTGGGTAACCATGAATTTGACCAAGGTGTCGATGCACTAATGACGCAACTTTATGGCGGTGTGGACCCTAAAGACAGCGATGTTACCCACAAGGGTACGAATTTTGATTATGTTAATGCCAATGCGGTGAATGCCAAAACTGGCGACCCGATTATTAAGCCTTATGTAATTAAAGAAGTGGGCGGTGTGAAGGTCGGCTTTATTGGCCTTGTAACGAAGGCTACACCAGGCAAAGTTTCGCCTTCCGGCACAGCTGGCGTATATTTCCTCACTCCTGAGGAGGAAGTGGCGGCTGTTGAAAAATATGCTAAAGAGCTTCAATCTAATGGTGTTGAAACGATTATCGTGCTTGCGCATGATCCTGCCACAACTAAAGATGGCAAAACTACAGGTGAAGCAGCTGATCTAGCTAATGCGCTTCCTGCGAACTCCCCGGTTGACGTTATCGTTGCTGGTGATAACCATGCTCTGGCAAATGGAACGGTAAACGGCAAGCTGATTGTACAAGCATACTCTTACGGTACAGCATTTGAAGATATCAAGCTGATCATTGATCCTAAAACAGGTGATGTGAAGGAAAAGTCTGCTGTAGTAACCTCGACCTTCCATGACGGTGTAACACCGGATCCGGAAAGTGTAGCGCTGGTTAATACTTACCTTGAGAAGCATCCTGAACTTACTCAACCAGTAGGTACAACAGACGGAACTATCACTCGTACTGATGCATACAACAATGAGGCTGCGCTTGGTAACTTGATTGCTGACGCTATGCGTACTGCTGATTTCGGCGATGGTGCAAAGGCTGCTGATTTTGCCTTTATGAATCCAGGTGGTATCCGTGCGGATCTTCCAAAGGGTCCTGTAACCTTCGGAGACCTTGCCAAAATTCAGCCATTCGGCAATACGCTTGTGAAGCTGACACTGACTGGAGCACAAATTAAAACGTTGCTGCAACAGCAATGGAATGTAAAAGCTGATGGAACACCAGATATCAAAACGCTGCAAATTTCGGGATTGAAATATACAGCAAACATGTATCTTCCAGTACCTGACCGCATCGCGAGCCTCACATTAACCGATGGAAAAGCAATTAATCCGACGCAGAAGTATACAGCTGTAGTAAACAACTTTATGGCTGCAGGTGGGGATAATTACAAGGTTCTGACTGAAGCTAGTGACTCATTGGCTGGGCCTATTGATTTGGACGTATTCTACGACTATATTGTGAACACATTTGATAGAAAAGAGATTAAAGCAGCTATTGAAGGTCGGATTGTTAACAATTTGAAGGAAGTAAATCCTACGCCGACACCTAGTCCAACGGCAACACCAACGCCAACAACGGCACCAACAACGGCACCAAAACCAACAGTAACACCAGCGCCATCGACAGCACCAACAGCAACACCAGCGCCATCGACAGCACCAACAGCAACACCAGCGCCAACTACTGCTCCAGCAGCAAACTTCAAAGATCTGGGTAAGGTAGCTTGGGCGCAAGAAGCTGTTCAAGCATTGGCTGCTAAGGGCATTATAAAAGGATTGGATGCAAATACTTTTGCTCCAACCAAAACAGTGACTAGAGCAGAGTTTATTACAATGCTGGTACGCGCACTGAATCTGACGGGTTCGGCAACAACCAGTTCATTCAGCGATGTTAAGCAAGGAGTTTGGTACACGGATTCTATCGCCCTTGCGGTCAAGGCCGGACTTGTAAAAGGCTCTGGAAATGGTAAATTTGAACCGGGTCGTGAAGTGACTCGTGAAGAAATGGCTATTATGATTGCTAATGCATTGAAAGATAAACTACAGCCGATTGATAAGAATGCAGCGCTGGGCAAGTTTGCAGACAAGTCCAGTATTGCTCCTTACGCACAGGACGCTATAGCACAACTGACCCAATTGGGGATTGTTAACGGTGTTGAGGGTGGTAAATTTGCACCTAAGGGCATAGCTAACCGCGCTCAAGCGGCAGTCATTATCTACCGTATGCTTGAACAAGCTTCATAA
- a CDS encoding MATE family efflux transporter, which produces MEPNVNVNTKRSVRFLEKYFSGESLDYRHMIALFIPILVDQAFIVGLNLVNTAMISSSGVAAISAVNMIDSLNLFLISVFIAVSTGGTVVVAQYKGSGNSLMVSKATAGATSSVSLMAFVIGMFGILFHNPLLNLLFGAASPEVMHNARIYLIGSCISYLGIAVVEAVCGALRGIGRTRASLALSLIMNLVYVLLNLVFINLLHMGVLGMTISINIARYLGAICALYYLFRMDNELHIRIRDLLVVQFSMLKKIMFIGMPFAAEQMFFNGGKILTQVFIVSLGTYALATNAIASSFAGIMQIPGNALSLTIITVVGQCMGSNNVKDARKFIKSFLVASSLSFVVMGLLVMPFFHPLVSMFHPPAEIVRDIFIIVLINTIVQIPLWSVSFITPSALRAAGDSKFTSMVSMLSMWLFRVVLGYILGIVLDFGLLGVWLAMNCEWGIRGFIFLRRFMGKKWVQHRVI; this is translated from the coding sequence ATGGAACCTAATGTAAATGTCAATACGAAGCGAAGTGTGCGGTTTCTTGAAAAATATTTTTCAGGAGAATCGTTAGATTATCGCCATATGATTGCTTTATTTATCCCTATTCTGGTAGATCAAGCCTTTATAGTGGGGCTAAATCTAGTGAACACGGCTATGATCAGTTCGTCCGGTGTGGCAGCTATCAGTGCGGTGAACATGATTGATTCCCTTAATCTTTTTCTCATTAGTGTGTTTATCGCGGTATCAACAGGTGGTACGGTTGTCGTAGCGCAGTATAAAGGCAGCGGTAATAGTCTTATGGTATCAAAAGCTACCGCAGGCGCGACTTCATCAGTTTCCCTTATGGCTTTTGTTATTGGTATGTTTGGTATTCTTTTTCATAATCCGCTGTTGAACTTACTATTTGGAGCAGCTTCACCCGAGGTAATGCACAACGCCCGAATCTATTTGATTGGAAGCTGTATCTCCTATCTTGGAATAGCTGTGGTAGAGGCAGTGTGTGGTGCTCTTCGGGGAATCGGAAGGACGAGAGCCTCGCTTGCGCTATCGCTCATTATGAATTTAGTTTACGTCCTCTTGAATCTCGTATTTATTAACCTTTTGCATATGGGCGTTCTAGGAATGACCATTTCTATAAATATAGCTCGATATTTGGGCGCGATATGCGCTCTGTATTATCTGTTCCGGATGGACAATGAACTGCATATTCGAATTCGTGACTTACTGGTGGTTCAATTCTCCATGCTCAAAAAAATAATGTTCATCGGTATGCCGTTTGCGGCGGAGCAGATGTTCTTTAATGGTGGTAAGATTCTGACGCAAGTCTTTATCGTCAGTCTCGGTACTTACGCGCTTGCTACAAATGCTATCGCCTCTTCCTTTGCGGGGATTATGCAAATTCCGGGTAATGCGTTGTCTTTGACGATTATTACAGTGGTCGGACAATGTATGGGAAGCAATAATGTTAAGGATGCTCGGAAATTTATTAAATCGTTTCTCGTAGCATCTTCCCTTTCCTTTGTGGTGATGGGATTGTTAGTTATGCCTTTCTTCCATCCGCTAGTGTCGATGTTTCATCCACCTGCGGAGATTGTGAGGGATATTTTCATAATTGTACTTATCAATACAATCGTACAAATACCGCTTTGGTCTGTTAGTTTCATAACACCGTCAGCGCTTAGAGCGGCGGGTGATTCCAAGTTCACATCCATGGTGTCTATGTTAAGTATGTGGTTGTTCCGTGTAGTACTCGGATACATCTTAGGTATTGTTCTCGATTTCGGTCTGCTTGGGGTTTGGTTAGCTATGAACTGTGAGTGGGGAATAAGAGGATTCATATTTCTACGGCGTTTCATGGGTAAGAAGTGGGTTCAGCATCGTGTTATATAG